The window GAGATCTTCCGTCTGAAGATGAAGCGCGCGGCGTCCGCCCTCGAGAACAAGATGCTGATCCGGAACCGGCGAAGGGACCTGGCGCGCGTGGTCACGTTCCTCGGCGCGAAGACGGAAGGGAAGGCGAACTGACATGACGGCGGAGGTTGCGATGGATGCCCGCGGCGCGCGGAAAAAGAAGGTGGGGACGGTCGTCAGCGACAAGATGGACAAGACCGTGGTCGTCCGCGTGGAACGCCTCGTCCCGCACGACGTCTACAAGAAATACGTGAGGCGCCGCGTCACCTTCAAGGCGCACGACGAGAAGAACGAGTTCAAGGTGGGGGACCGCGTGGAGATCGTCGAGACGCGGCCGATGAGCAAGGACAAACGGTGGCGTGTCGCCCGGCTGATCGAGCGCCTCGGCGCGCAGTAAGCCGAATAATTCCGGCGGAGATGAAGAAATGATCCAGATGCAAACCATGCTCGACGCGGCCGACAACTCGGGTGCGAAGCGTCTCTGTTGCATCAAGGTGCTCGGCGGCAGCCGTCGACGGTACGCCGGCGTGGGCGACATCATCGTCGTCAGCGTCAAGGAGGCGATCCCCAACGGCAAGGTGAAGAAGGGGGACGTCCACAAGGCGGTCGTGGTCCGCACCGTGAAGGAGATCGGCCGGGCCGACGGCAGCTTCCTGCGGTTCGACCAGAACTCCGCCGTTCTCGTCAACCCGCAGGGCGAGCCGATCGGGACACGCATCTTCGGACCCGTCGCCCGCGAACTGCGCGCCAGGAAGTACATGAAGATCATCTCCCTGGCGCCGGAAGTCCTGTGAGCCGGGAGGGCGGAATGGAAACCGCGAACAAGGTGCAGATCCGGAAGAACGACATCGTCAAGGTGATCTCCGGGCGGGAAAAGGGGAAGGTCGGCCGGGTCCTCAAGGTCGACCGCGACAAGGCCAGGGTCTTCGTCGAGAAACTCAACCTGGTGAAGCGGCACACGAAGCCCGGGAAGACGAATCCCCAGGGCGGCATCGTGGAAAAAGAGGCGCCGCTGTCCTGGTCCAACGTTCTCGTCATGTGCGACAAGTGCAACAAGCCGACCCGGATCGCGATGGCGGTCGACGGCGCGGGGAAACGCACCCGCGTCTGCAAGCGGTGCGGCGACGTCCTCGAAGCCAAAAAGAAGTGAAAGGATACCTCCGCCGGAACGGCGGATGGGGGTGATCGGAAATGGCGAGATTGCAGGACCGTTACAATGCGGAGATCGTTCCCAAGCTCAAGGAGAAGTTCGGGTACCGTAACGTGATGCAGGTGCCCAAGCTTTCGAAGGTCGTCGTGAACATGGGCCTCGGGGACGCGATCGAAAACGTCAAGGTGATCGAGACCGCCGCCGCCGAGATGAGCATCATCACCGGACAGAAGCCCGTGGTCACCAAGGCGCGCAAGAGCATCGCGAACTTCAAGCTCCGGGAGGGGGTTCCCATCGGCGTCATGGTCACGTTGCGGCGGGACCGGATGTTCCACTTCCTCGACAAGCTGATCGCGATCGCCCTGCCGCGCGTGCGCGACTTCAAGGGGGTTTCCCCGAAGGGGTTCGACGGACGCGGCAACTACACCATCGGGATCAGGGAACAGATCATGTTCCCCGAGGTGAATTACGACAAGATCGACAAGATCCGCGGCATGAACATCACCATCGTGACGACGGCCCGCACCGACGAAGAAGGCCTTGAGCTCCTGCGGCTCATGGGAATGCCCTTCCGGGCGTAAGCAAGAGAGGAGAGCAGA is drawn from bacterium and contains these coding sequences:
- the rplE gene encoding 50S ribosomal protein L5, whose translation is MARLQDRYNAEIVPKLKEKFGYRNVMQVPKLSKVVVNMGLGDAIENVKVIETAAAEMSIITGQKPVVTKARKSIANFKLREGVPIGVMVTLRRDRMFHFLDKLIAIALPRVRDFKGVSPKGFDGRGNYTIGIREQIMFPEVNYDKIDKIRGMNITIVTTARTDEEGLELLRLMGMPFRA
- the rpsQ gene encoding 30S ribosomal protein S17 gives rise to the protein MDARGARKKKVGTVVSDKMDKTVVVRVERLVPHDVYKKYVRRRVTFKAHDEKNEFKVGDRVEIVETRPMSKDKRWRVARLIERLGAQ
- the rpmC gene encoding 50S ribosomal protein L29, coding for MKTKDVRDLGVEELRQKERELRDEIFRLKMKRAASALENKMLIRNRRRDLARVVTFLGAKTEGKAN
- the rplN gene encoding 50S ribosomal protein L14, with product MIQMQTMLDAADNSGAKRLCCIKVLGGSRRRYAGVGDIIVVSVKEAIPNGKVKKGDVHKAVVVRTVKEIGRADGSFLRFDQNSAVLVNPQGEPIGTRIFGPVARELRARKYMKIISLAPEVL
- the rplX gene encoding 50S ribosomal protein L24, with product METANKVQIRKNDIVKVISGREKGKVGRVLKVDRDKARVFVEKLNLVKRHTKPGKTNPQGGIVEKEAPLSWSNVLVMCDKCNKPTRIAMAVDGAGKRTRVCKRCGDVLEAKKK